A segment of the Candidatus Protochlamydia naegleriophila genome:
GAGTATTCGATGCATGCATAAATCGATACCAAGCGGGAAATTGACCCAGAATGTCGAACACAAAGCTAAAGATGAGAAAGGGGAGGCAAAAGGGAACGATGAATAACAGTTGATTGACTGCTTGTTTCCACGCATGTTTGGCTGAATGGCGAAAGACGAGAAGATGTTGCCAATAGTGAGCCCAGCCAAGGCCTCCTAAATAGAGCATAAGCGCAAAAAGTGTAAAAGGAGTGGTAAAAGATCCAATCATCCATACGCGTTGAGCTCCCAAGCCAATATGATAGATGCTCAAAAACACAAGCAGCTCTACTTGGACGAGTAAGGAATAAGCATTGCGAAGGCGTTGATTGCTTTGCGACCACCACCTAGCTTGCAGATATAAAATAAGGATTAGAAACAAATAAAGGAGCAGCCCCCATTCAAAACCTTCTTGAGGAGTCGTTCCCCACATCTGAGGCTGTAAATCGGGAACATAATTCAGCAGTGCTAATACAAGCAGCATAAAAAATAGATTGGCAAACATCGCACCATTGACCCTTTTAGACTAAAATCCAAAGTTCAAATTAAGATTCATCCTTGGAGCCAATGCTCACTTAAGATCGATCATCCGATTTCTTGTTCGTTCTTTAATCCTTGATGACACCATAGTGAATCATATTTATTTAATCAAATAATGAAAGATATTGTTTGAAAATAGTGTGTTATTTAATATCGGATCACGATTTTGTATTTTAATAATTTATAGGTTTATATGAATTGTGATGTTTTAAGTTTATCAGCAGATAGTATTAATGATACCTTTTTAAAAAACAGTCAAGAATTGGTGCTCGATACATCGCCGATCGATGGAGTTGCAAAGTCGACGATGAAGCAGCTTCATGAGGGGTATCAATTTGCCAAGGCACGTTCTGATTTTAAAGCGGAGAAAGAGAAACAAGATGATATCACTCATCTGTTTCCGACTACTGTTAGAGATGAATCTTCAACGTTGAATCTTTCTAAAGATTTAGAAACTATCTTCTTACAGATACAGCCTGTTAGCAAAGCTTTTTCGACTATAGATTTTAAAACAGAGTTCGACCGATTGAGAAAGAAGACGCAAGCGATGTTTGCGGAAGTCAAAGAGGGAGCACAGATTGAGCTGCTCTTGTGTAATCAAAGCTGCCGTTTTGACGATATTTTTTGTCCTTTAGCGACATGGGTAGGGATCGGATCTCCCGAGGGTTTGTATTTGCACGCTAATCACGTCACTTTGGCTGACGCAACTTGCATTGCCACGCAGTATCCTTTGCACATACCCCTATTTTGGATGCTATGCGATAAGGATGCTTTGATAGTTGATTTGACTAATCAAGGTGATATGCAAAAAGGGCTGGTGTCTTACGTTCCCCTTTCTAAAGGAGAGACGCTGTCAATAAATGGTACGACAATTAATTGTACGGATGAAAAAACGTTAACCTTCAATTTAAAGGAATATCGCTATAGCGGTGATGAGGGAAGGAAGAAAATAGATGCTCGTCGCATTCACTATACGGGATGGGATGATCATAGGGGTTTGGATGATCGATTGAGTGAACTCAATCAGATTGTTGATCTAGTCGAAGAAGCTCTGTCTAAAAAACAACAGGTCATTATTCATTGCCGAGCAGGTGTTGGCAGAACTGGAACCGTGCTTGTGGCAGCGGCTTTAAAGCGATTGATTAGGCAAGGCAAAGTTGATGCCTCTAATTTAAATCAAGTCATCGACGATCTCGTTTTGGAAGGGCGCAGACAACGCGGTCCTGAAAGCGTGCAAACGGTTGCTCAGTATCGTTCGATTTGGGAATCTGGTAAAAATTGGCTCGAAAGCGCGATTCAATAGCTAACGGTTTTTATCTTCTAGATTCTTAATTAGCGAGTCTTTAAGCGAAGACTCGCTATTGGTTCCCTTCTTAAGTCTCACCTATTTCGGCTTCTAGTTAATTGCTGTAGAATGCGAGAGTGACTGTCTGCTCTATTTAAAATTAAAACTTGACTGAATTCAGC
Coding sequences within it:
- a CDS encoding protein-tyrosine phosphatase family protein; the protein is MNCDVLSLSADSINDTFLKNSQELVLDTSPIDGVAKSTMKQLHEGYQFAKARSDFKAEKEKQDDITHLFPTTVRDESSTLNLSKDLETIFLQIQPVSKAFSTIDFKTEFDRLRKKTQAMFAEVKEGAQIELLLCNQSCRFDDIFCPLATWVGIGSPEGLYLHANHVTLADATCIATQYPLHIPLFWMLCDKDALIVDLTNQGDMQKGLVSYVPLSKGETLSINGTTINCTDEKTLTFNLKEYRYSGDEGRKKIDARRIHYTGWDDHRGLDDRLSELNQIVDLVEEALSKKQQVIIHCRAGVGRTGTVLVAAALKRLIRQGKVDASNLNQVIDDLVLEGRRQRGPESVQTVAQYRSIWESGKNWLESAIQ